CATTTATGCTATGTATTATTTGTTCGAACAAGATAATTAACATATTTCTAAGTAATAgataaaaacaaaagaattatatgaaatgaaaacatgtatttgtatttatttattttattgttttttttgaatgtatattttgtttcataaggcttatattgttatatatatatatatatatatatatatatatatattacataaaattaaaattttttttttacttatttCCCCAAAGggtgtaaataaatataaataaagaaataaaaatatattatatatatatataatggacagattgaataatataagtgTTGTctcattaaaatttttttttttttttgttcacaCACTTCATAAGataatcattttattatgttaagattattattattatatattaattagaggagaaaaaaagaaaacgtCAAATTAGTAATATGTTAAGAAATagaatttaattataaaaagaaattatacacatatatatatatatatatataataagttcacaaaaaaaataacaatgattaaaaatatggatatattaatatatatatattttatccatatatgttatatttcctttaatttttatgatatattttcatttaaaaaatcataCAACAATTTAGCATTAGATTTGCTCATATAATTTTCCAATTGCTCTAATGTCTGATCACACAAATCTCTTaatgaattaatattatttattaaataatgcatatttttttcagTTACCCCTGGTaaactttttaaaatttcgATTGCATTCCAATTAGTTACATTTTGAaccttttttatatctttatcatcatcttctatattttgtatattatataaatttttatcaaaaaGATCATATATTGTTTCGTATTTATATGTCTCTTGTTTATTGTCTACATTATCTTCCTCATTTGTTTGGACTACCAATTCGTCTGtctttgtattattattatcctcttctttttcttcatccctaatttcctttttattatctattGAACTATTTTGATCGTTGGTGAGATCCTTTCCCTTGTTTAGCTTATTCTTACTCATAATATACTGCTCTCGAACACTTTTTTGTAGGGTCATATCAATATGTAGtgatttaaaaatatcaGGTTGGCTAGCATTAACTTTTAATGACCAGAAAAGTTTGACAGTAAAAAGAGAAAAGGGACTCCATAATATTTTGAGCTTGGGAAACTGGATACATATCATAATAAGTTTTGTGTATACtgaatttttatcatttaaagatgcaaaatagaataaatttttattattaaattcaaTGAGTAATACATATGtttgataatattttgacatttgatttatttgattatataatctattattatttaatgattGTATTAAATCGATAATTGATTTTCTTTCAACACATATATCTTTGGTTAGAATATAATCTCCTACTAATAAAGAATAAGGTATAATATGcattttacttttatataatttatatgttagaTCAGATTTTAATTCTCTTATATCTACAATAACTATAGgttttgtattattaaaaatactatataatataaaattaagatTAAATGAATCTATAGAGAATTTTTGTAGAATTTCTTGAATTtgttgtataattttttcatcaaatgtaaaagaagaaatatttttattcattttattttgataatttttgataaaaatttcttcttcttccaTACTTATAAAATTGTTATAATGATTATCtaataaaacattattattttctatagcATATTCATCTATTTTAACATCTTGAAAACTTTTAAATTCATCACATAAGGATTGATtaaaatttgttatattttttttattatctttaaatcttttttgaaaatttaaatatgaatttataaCTTTTTTAAACAGTTCTTCATTTTTGTTAAATACATTTCTATCTAATTCAAAACGTAAATTATTTCGATTTTCAAGAAAAGTTATCCAATTGgatttttcaattttaactttgtttaaatatttattgtaatgtatattatttttaaagaatattaaaaagacTTCTACACTATTACACATATCattccatatttttaatttggtGAATAAATCAATTGATTGTTTTATACCTccattttgtattatttttgatcttttttttttatctcttaatttattttgatcATGATTCATTTCTGTTTTGATGAAATTATTTtggtatttattattataggtTGTATccttattgatattattgtacttataattattattatccatatgaattttattattattattattattgtcattttgtttaattatatgatctgttttgttaatattattttcattctgTTTAAcgtatataaaattatcttTCTCATACTTCATGATATCCTTAAAATATTCTTCTTCATGTAATTGGTATATACTATATTGAAAGAGACGTGCGCAATATATTTCGATATTcctaaaaatatttaaatcaaGAGTAGTTAAAATTATACGATAAGGTTTAATTGTAATTAGAAATATTTCTAAAAAATCTAAATTTCCacaatattcatttatttcaaaaaaattatcatctTCTAAATGTTCATTATTactaattatattttttttgtcattttGTTCTTGTTCATTTTGCttgtctttatttttttctttatctttttttttcttttttttttttttacatttttcatctattttattttgtttatttaatttaatttcttCTTCTATATTGTTCTCTTTATCTCGTTTCTTATGAATTGCATCAATTTTTTGATGAAACGTTTGAACGAAATTATCTTTagcataaatattttcatagtTCTTATTTatgcataaaatatatatatgtggttttatatatttcagattatgtgttttatttttaatcatATCGTAAGGTATATTAAATGGATTATTTTGTAAGCAGAAAATATCTGAATTATTTGACGTGTTCagattcttattattattattattataactttCATCAGAACTGACTGAATCGtctgtaatataaatatcagtgattttattttctttttctgcTTTGATAAGTACATTGAAATGTTTCTGACACTGTTGAGTATTACCATCAAcattgtaattattattactattattattattattattattattattattattattattgtttgggataattattttatcttcatctttatcttttcttttattttcattttcattattatctcTTTTTCTTCCTTCTTTGTCGTCATTTGTGTGAAGAAGCAAATTATAGAATTCCTTttgcatataaaaattatcaactattattactattggATATTCTATCTTATCCAtatgttcatttatttttctttgatTTGTACACATTTttaagatattattattattattattatcattat
This region of Plasmodium sp. gorilla clade G2 genome assembly, chromosome: 13 genomic DNA includes:
- a CDS encoding DNA repair endonuclease, putative; amino-acid sequence: MYPLYYEKKIVKKLIEQDSLIILADGFNELNILAIFIFYYQNRCLWNEQDIYNDNIFFDLFNLNKYNKSYDKEDVELIEDGGQANINNQTTTKYTVNKNKAQNDNEIEYYIDDSDNSDNSDKSDKSDKSDKSDKYNKSNKSDKHSITTSSRQTIDNMFDSYKYKEQNNELQKNDNQIILLDDHEEKEKTETKKNDNDNKNNNNNNIDSYNNVFNILKSQNNNLKDICNPNKLIFILNVTPKEYNIFLKYQLSLYEQINEIDERYNDKVKINYFKTEYIRDQKSHERIEMYIKRGVYFISSNVLLIDLLTFKIIPEIIDGIFICKNHRLIYNMKEIFIIELYRKRNKFGFIKGISNNKKLINHQHIVNLAQKLFMKRIYCYPRFHKHIHISLNNKFLQPHIYEINLDMPNVLLKIEENILNILHYLNLEIKKNYNFHDFDLNPLLYSENPESYVLSYIKTKTLNYNTKKLLKEIITLVNMLCNLFIYDSLIFYNYLNNLKEADKECIWLYCNEANEIFYLSRERKDFFLNKMNILIDPNDINTINNTQNIINVIQYDNNYFHKSYQVKKEFNQLYNWVYELVFNRDIEKDQYEKIREQKERIKNKNIMKKKFILNKKKKNKQSNTKHVNDNIHIEDITSIISNNDVNMKHSKNSKNNSNSNNNSNVTIKNNKRRKIINSKSFNHNNNMYNLIKKEKDDIIQIKSSDSEINNINNKNSIIKSNEHIIINDHKECKSEMDNINVDQTNDNDNNNNNNILKMCTNQRKINEHMDKIEYPIVIIVDNFYMQKEFYNLLLHTNDDKEGRKRDNNENENKRKDKDEDKIIIPNNNNNNNNNNNNNNSNNNYNVDGNTQQCQKHFNVLIKAEKENKITDIYITDDSVSSDESYNNNNNKNLNTSNNSDIFCLQNNPFNIPYDMIKNKTHNLKYIKPHIYILCINKNYENIYAKDNFVQTFHQKIDAIHKKRDKENNIEEEIKLNKQNKIDEKCKKKKKKKKDKEKNKDKQNEQEQNDKKNIISNNEHLEDDNFFEINEYCGNLDFLEIFLITIKPYRIILTTLDLNIFRNIEIYCARLFQYSIYQLHEEEYFKDIMKYEKDNFIYVKQNENNINKTDHIIKQNDNNNNNNKIHMDNNNYKYNNINKDTTYNNKYQNNFIKTEMNHDQNKLRDKKKRSKIIQNGGIKQSIDLFTKLKIWNDMCNSVEVFLIFFKNNIHYNKYLNKVKIEKSNWITFLENRNNLRFELDRNVFNKNEELFKKVINSYLNFQKRFKDNKKNITNFNQSLCDEFKSFQDVKIDEYAIENNNVLLDNHYNNFISMEEEEIFIKNYQNKMNKNISSFTFDEKIIQQIQEILQKFSIDSFNLNFILYSIFNNTKPIVIVDIRELKSDLTYKLYKSKMHIIPYSLLVGDYILTKDICVERKSIIDLIQSLNNNRLYNQINQMSKYYQTYVLLIEFNNKNLFYFASLNDKNSVYTKLIMICIQFPKLKILWSPFSLFTVKLFWSLKVNASQPDIFKSLHIDMTLQKSVREQYIMSKNKLNKGKDLTNDQNSSIDNKKEIRDEEKEEDNNNTKTDELVVQTNEEDNVDNKQETYKYETIYDLFDKNLYNIQNIEDDDKDIKKVQNVTNWNAIEILKSLPGVTEKNMHYLINNINSLRDLCDQTLEQLENYMSKSNAKLLYDFLNENIS